In one Gaiellales bacterium genomic region, the following are encoded:
- a CDS encoding CpaF family protein, translating to MSSLTDRLQNGGADPNTEDQFADVRSRVHQVVIESLGAAMLSGDIDEAALNRRLRGIVEAALAAEEAPLSRADRELLARQISDEVTGYGPLERFLKDETVTEIMVNNHREIFIERGGRIFPTDARFADDAHLRRILDKIVAQVGRRIDESSAMVDARLPDGSRVNAIIPPLSLNGPAMTIRKFAQRRLSMTDMTGLGTLTAEMGAFLGLCVAARLNILVTGGTGSGKTTLLNVLSAFIPEEERIVTIEDAAELKLDQRHWLRLESKPANIEGQGQVTIRDLLKNALRMRPDRIVIGEVRGSEALDMLQAMNTGHDGSLSTVHCNSPRDAVSRMETMVLMAGFDLPVRAIREQVASALHLIVHVERLHDGSRKVVRITEVQRMEGDQVTLQDLFAFKVHGTSSNGSLVGALEPTGLHPTFREEFHRRGLELPSDLFSL from the coding sequence TCGACGAGGCGGCCCTCAACCGGCGCCTGCGCGGCATCGTCGAGGCGGCCCTGGCCGCCGAGGAGGCGCCGCTCTCCCGTGCCGACCGCGAGCTGCTCGCCCGTCAGATCTCCGATGAGGTCACGGGCTACGGCCCGCTCGAGCGGTTCCTCAAGGACGAGACCGTCACCGAGATCATGGTGAACAACCACCGCGAGATCTTCATCGAGCGCGGCGGCCGGATCTTCCCGACCGACGCCCGCTTCGCCGACGACGCTCACCTGCGCCGGATCCTCGACAAGATCGTCGCCCAGGTCGGGCGCCGGATCGACGAGTCGTCGGCCATGGTGGACGCCCGCCTGCCAGACGGCTCGCGCGTGAACGCGATCATCCCGCCGCTCAGCCTGAACGGCCCGGCGATGACGATCCGCAAGTTCGCCCAGCGGCGGCTGTCGATGACCGACATGACCGGCCTCGGCACGCTCACCGCCGAGATGGGCGCCTTCCTCGGCCTGTGCGTCGCCGCCCGGCTGAACATCCTCGTCACCGGCGGCACCGGCTCGGGGAAGACCACCCTGCTGAACGTCCTCTCCGCGTTCATCCCCGAGGAGGAGCGCATCGTCACCATCGAGGACGCGGCCGAGCTCAAGCTCGACCAGCGCCACTGGCTGCGGCTCGAGTCGAAGCCGGCGAACATCGAGGGCCAGGGCCAGGTCACGATCCGCGACCTGCTCAAGAACGCCCTGCGCATGCGCCCCGATCGCATCGTGATCGGCGAGGTACGCGGCTCAGAGGCGCTCGACATGCTCCAGGCGATGAACACGGGCCACGACGGCTCGCTCTCGACGGTGCACTGCAACTCGCCTCGCGACGCCGTATCCCGCATGGAGACGATGGTGCTGATGGCCGGCTTCGACCTGCCCGTCCGCGCCATCCGCGAGCAGGTGGCCTCGGCGCTGCACCTGATCGTGCACGTCGAGCGGCTCCACGACGGCTCCCGCAAGGTGGTCCGCATCACCGAGGTGCAGCGGATGGAGGGCGATCAGGTCACCCTCCAGGACCTGTTCGCCTTCAAGGTGCACGGCACGAGCTCGAACGGGTCGCTGGTCGGCGCGCTCGAGCCGACCGGCCTGCACCCGACGTTCCGCGAGGAGTTCCATCGCCGCGGGCTCGAGCTTCCCTCCGACCTCTTCTCGCTGTGA